In Chitinophaga varians, the following are encoded in one genomic region:
- a CDS encoding T9SS type A sorting domain-containing protein: protein MKSTILFCFAFFFSLLAHAQLIGETTVCPDTQYPYFYATTRPYWTMSYTVIDGYGNVQPTGTTCYIRFPNDQPKKPRILTRISWADGTTSYDTSGVITVLAIGNPIAYTTMTKSFPCSFRGATTITINGVPRGDFYDVTNDAGWPMTRVSANQFTMDINSGAEGTVTLSARNDSCNRTRSETVRIARPKPSLGAITGPSVVCDNSSQTFTVPPFPDAVSYTWNADNANVRINGQAPPVTTTGAGGNSVQISSVGGIYQASISVTASGECGNSNTTAKTVGTGTPPIDFISGFARNGIIFNGGASYEFSVAPPANNGTILDIEWDVIGGTIEDYYNNKRMIYVRMNNVSNPTFPGSVSMYVKWKNECGWSTALNRTGRLSSSGGNTFMASPNPANNYLNIEMSGTTATIEKTAGVQDASDIILYDMYYKEIKRMKLSHGATRAVMDVQNVKEGTYILQITNGKEKQSKVVIISHSL, encoded by the coding sequence ATGAAATCTACGATCCTTTTTTGTTTTGCTTTCTTTTTCTCCCTGCTGGCACATGCGCAGCTGATAGGGGAGACCACGGTATGCCCGGATACGCAGTATCCCTATTTTTATGCAACCACCAGGCCGTATTGGACGATGAGCTACACGGTGATCGATGGCTATGGTAATGTCCAGCCGACAGGTACTACCTGTTATATCAGGTTCCCGAATGATCAGCCTAAAAAGCCTCGTATCCTCACCAGGATATCATGGGCCGATGGAACAACATCGTATGATACTTCCGGAGTAATTACGGTATTAGCCATTGGTAACCCCATAGCCTATACGACCATGACAAAGTCGTTTCCCTGCTCATTCCGGGGAGCCACCACCATTACCATTAACGGTGTTCCAAGAGGAGACTTTTATGATGTGACCAATGATGCCGGCTGGCCTATGACCCGTGTCAGCGCCAATCAGTTTACCATGGACATTAATAGTGGAGCCGAAGGTACGGTAACGCTCAGTGCGCGGAACGACAGTTGTAACAGGACACGCAGTGAGACGGTCAGGATAGCCAGGCCTAAGCCTTCATTGGGCGCTATTACGGGCCCTAGTGTTGTTTGTGATAATAGTTCGCAGACATTCACTGTGCCGCCCTTTCCCGACGCTGTGTCCTATACATGGAATGCAGATAATGCCAATGTCAGGATTAACGGTCAGGCTCCTCCTGTTACAACTACAGGAGCCGGTGGTAACAGTGTTCAAATATCGTCTGTTGGAGGCATTTATCAGGCCAGCATTAGTGTAACTGCTTCGGGCGAATGCGGTAACAGCAATACAACTGCTAAAACTGTAGGTACCGGTACACCACCCATTGATTTTATTTCAGGGTTTGCCCGTAACGGTATAATCTTTAATGGAGGGGCGAGCTATGAGTTTTCTGTAGCACCGCCTGCAAACAATGGAACAATACTGGATATTGAATGGGACGTGATCGGAGGGACTATAGAGGACTATTACAATAATAAGCGTATGATTTATGTGCGGATGAACAATGTTTCCAATCCTACTTTCCCAGGATCGGTCTCTATGTACGTAAAATGGAAGAACGAATGTGGGTGGAGTACAGCTTTAAACAGGACAGGCAGGCTCAGCTCCAGTGGTGGCAACACTTTCATGGCAAGTCCTAATCCGGCCAACAACTACCTCAATATAGAAATGTCCGGTACTACCGCCACCATAGAGAAAACCGCGGGAGTACAAGACGCCAGTGATATCATCCTGTATGATATGTACTATAAGGAAATCAAAAGAATGAAGCTGTCCCACGGCGCTACCAGGGCGGTGATGGACGTACAGAACGTAAAAGAAGGAACTTATATCCTGCAGATAACCAACGGAAAAGAAAAACAGAGCAAGGTGGTGATCATCTCTCACTCCCTGTAA
- a CDS encoding sigma 54-interacting transcriptional regulator: MKRDKPQVPQLPVLSQAVLEQERKMLLDLGNDITRVRDKNDLLFLFSRRLKRYFYFTHTIITLIDEKAGTYTPFLLDNESSPIRKHPMYPELIQAHFRLNEPFIQAILQAEGPVSFLLEDIMDQPGSPVFLKVNYEKGVREILMTKIMMGDKPMGFIHMYTDKPGSFTHEFKSVINGIVPQLSGAVSNIIKNEEIHKTEREKSFLLDFSNEIALVRSQTDLQAAIFKVLDKTMGTKLAMIRLIDDDNIHLSTFMCDPTLFGGTKATFDQMSNRKITIEEPYTSKVLASREGLIFNVAEEINSGNDYAKLWATTGLKNMYSFPLRVGDRNIGTIWLLANKLSKLLLKGICAQISIAIANIQANEKLLAYKKQLEDENDYLKEQIRTFYNFSEIVGNGAAMQEVYRLVSLVATSGTTVLVLGETGTGKELIARAIHNASTRRDKLMVKVNCAALPANLIESELFGHERGAFTGATDRHIGKFELANHSTLFLDEIGELPLEAQAKLLRVIQERELERVGGKQTIKVDVRLIAATNRHLEEAVRKGQFREDLYYRLNVFPVTLPPLRDRPEDIAPLANFFVQKYARNAGRKISQIAPGAIQQLNSYSWPGNVRELEHLIERSVLLSPDGILKDIDIPRKSMAVQQNPAYPTNRSLEEMERSYIIEVLKRCGGKISGVGGAAEVLQVPGNTLHSKIKKLGITKADYFARN; encoded by the coding sequence ATGAAAAGAGACAAACCTCAGGTGCCTCAGCTGCCTGTTCTCTCCCAGGCAGTGCTCGAACAGGAAAGAAAGATGTTGCTTGATCTGGGTAATGATATCACCAGGGTCAGAGATAAAAACGATCTGCTGTTCCTTTTCTCCAGGCGACTCAAACGTTATTTTTATTTCACCCATACCATCATCACGCTTATTGATGAAAAGGCCGGAACTTATACTCCTTTTCTGCTGGACAATGAATCCTCTCCCATCCGGAAACATCCCATGTACCCGGAATTAATACAGGCCCACTTCCGCCTGAATGAGCCCTTTATACAGGCTATATTACAGGCCGAAGGCCCTGTCTCATTTCTGTTGGAAGACATCATGGACCAACCGGGAAGCCCTGTTTTTCTAAAGGTCAATTATGAAAAAGGGGTAAGAGAAATCCTCATGACCAAAATCATGATGGGAGACAAGCCCATGGGCTTTATTCATATGTACACCGACAAACCGGGGAGCTTCACCCATGAGTTCAAAAGTGTTATCAATGGTATTGTTCCCCAGTTATCGGGTGCGGTGTCCAATATCATCAAAAATGAAGAGATCCACAAAACGGAGAGGGAAAAGTCTTTTCTGCTGGATTTCAGCAATGAGATCGCGCTCGTAAGGTCCCAGACAGACCTGCAGGCCGCCATCTTCAAAGTGCTGGATAAGACCATGGGCACCAAACTGGCTATGATCAGGCTGATTGACGATGATAATATCCATTTGTCTACGTTCATGTGTGATCCGACGTTATTTGGCGGCACTAAAGCCACATTTGACCAGATGTCGAATAGGAAGATTACTATAGAAGAACCCTATACGTCAAAGGTATTGGCCAGCAGAGAAGGACTGATATTCAATGTAGCAGAAGAAATCAACAGTGGTAATGACTATGCTAAATTATGGGCTACTACCGGCTTAAAAAACATGTACAGCTTTCCCCTGCGGGTGGGTGACCGAAATATTGGCACTATCTGGTTATTGGCCAATAAGCTTAGTAAACTATTGCTGAAAGGTATCTGCGCGCAGATATCCATCGCCATCGCCAATATACAGGCCAATGAAAAACTGTTGGCCTACAAAAAACAGCTCGAAGACGAAAACGATTATCTGAAAGAACAGATCAGGACTTTCTATAATTTTTCTGAAATCGTGGGCAACGGAGCTGCCATGCAGGAGGTCTACCGCCTGGTGTCGCTTGTGGCCACATCCGGCACCACAGTGCTGGTACTGGGTGAAACCGGCACCGGCAAAGAGCTGATTGCCCGTGCAATTCATAACGCCTCCACGCGTAGGGACAAACTGATGGTGAAAGTCAACTGCGCCGCGCTGCCCGCCAATCTGATAGAAAGCGAGTTGTTCGGACATGAACGGGGCGCCTTTACCGGGGCTACAGACAGGCATATCGGCAAGTTTGAACTGGCCAACCATAGCACATTGTTTCTTGACGAGATCGGGGAACTGCCACTGGAAGCGCAGGCTAAGTTATTGCGCGTTATCCAGGAGCGGGAGCTGGAAAGGGTCGGCGGTAAACAAACCATCAAAGTGGATGTCCGGCTGATTGCCGCCACCAACCGCCACCTTGAAGAGGCTGTCCGGAAAGGTCAGTTCCGGGAGGACCTCTACTACCGGTTGAATGTGTTTCCTGTCACGCTGCCGCCCTTGCGCGACCGGCCCGAAGACATTGCACCGCTTGCCAATTTTTTCGTTCAAAAATATGCACGCAATGCCGGCCGGAAAATCAGTCAGATTGCCCCCGGGGCCATACAACAATTAAACAGTTACAGCTGGCCCGGTAATGTGCGGGAGCTGGAGCACCTGATAGAACGCAGCGTGCTGCTATCACCCGATGGCATATTGAAGGATATTGACATCCCCCGGAAAAGCATGGCAGTACAACAAAATCCGGCTTATCCCACGAACCGCTCGCTGGAAGAGATGGAACGCAGCTATATCATCGAAGTGCTGAAACGCTGCGGCGGCAAGATTTCCGGCGTCGGGGGCGCTGCGGAGGTCTTACAGGTCCCGGGTAACACGCTGCATTCCAAAATAAAAAAGCTGGGCATCACGAAGGCTGATTATTTCGCCCGTAACTGA
- a CDS encoding Imm19 family immunity protein: MELQLSDKNFCLFLLAQFPFASDDELEMTLTDYLPEIFEMPAGEWLDELTGPAEGDWKGYTYMHRLNETVTFYAEFHPHETVYFLNDTYLGNTGGHFHLSLLSWEELQAIVNNDRTDPSLLFWLLLPLAVGKESEQSAIAAAIGEHLKATALDLQDEQRRMLTNFLTRHLIFPDEESNVFEYKTGIGLVTSRNHSERNRNNDAASLVKVNEVIYSAVR, translated from the coding sequence ATGGAACTTCAGTTATCAGATAAAAATTTCTGCCTGTTTTTATTAGCGCAATTCCCCTTTGCTTCCGATGATGAGTTGGAGATGACGTTGACGGACTATTTACCGGAAATCTTCGAAATGCCGGCAGGGGAGTGGCTGGATGAATTGACAGGTCCGGCAGAAGGCGACTGGAAAGGATATACCTACATGCACCGCCTCAATGAGACGGTCACATTTTACGCGGAGTTTCATCCCCATGAAACCGTTTATTTTTTAAACGATACTTACTTAGGTAATACCGGCGGGCATTTTCACCTTTCCCTGTTGAGTTGGGAGGAATTGCAGGCTATTGTAAATAATGACAGGACTGACCCTTCATTGTTGTTTTGGCTGCTGCTGCCGCTGGCGGTTGGAAAGGAATCAGAGCAATCTGCCATAGCCGCAGCTATCGGCGAACACCTGAAAGCTACCGCGCTGGACCTGCAAGATGAACAGCGGCGTATGCTCACAAACTTTCTGACGCGCCACCTTATTTTCCCGGACGAGGAAAGCAATGTATTTGAATACAAAACGGGTATCGGGCTGGTGACCAGCCGGAACCACTCGGAAAGGAACCGTAATAATGACGCTGCAAGCCTGGTAAAGGTCAATGAAGTGATCTATTCCGCCGTCAGATGA
- a CDS encoding S9 family peptidase: MKYSLFWGALATCCLSGAALLAQQPYLPDHAEMMQRYRKVQLLDSLTRKKIVRHNVEASWFPGGEQCWYAVNNNSQDSTKIYYLVNALTGRKEVIRDTTRINRLTAGSTPQSPVVQRAPSRWQDFETDSVSADKQWMARIINGNVYIQSTKDSTLTQLTTNGADSGQAARYEALAWSPDSKYFVGYLTRPVVDSPVYHILTDVAGTTRGQLRSQPYKQPGDPFPVYQLYVFSVAGKKVIRADAEPLDFFGPPVLHWRHNQPRYFLYEKVDRGHQRFRVIEADALTGNTRTVLDEQSPTFIYESRLYTHYLPETNEMLWTSEKDGWRHIYLVNTLTGAIKRQVTRGEWVVRGIDSVDTKKREIWFRAGGMEQAEDPYFVHYYRIGIDDGRLTKLTPAAGNHQVYFSPDRKYYIDKYSQVNVPPVNELRRTADGKLITVLERADVSSWQATGVPFPEPFHAKGRDGKTDIWGIMCRPTDYDSTRLYPVIENIYAGPHDAFVPKSFMSYYIDMQRLADLGFIVVQIDGMGTANRSKAFHDVCWKNLADAGFPDRIRWIKALAEKYPFVDTSRVGLYGTSAGGQNALGGLLHHPEFYKAAVSSCGCHDNRVDKQWWNEQWMGYPVGKHYEEQSNVTNAGKLKGDLLLIVGEADTNVPPESTYRVINALIKSNKTFDFLPIPGMGHSDGGPYGRSRRNDFFVQHLLKVTPPDRNTNE; the protein is encoded by the coding sequence ATGAAATACAGCTTATTTTGGGGAGCACTGGCCACCTGTTGCCTCTCCGGCGCCGCGCTGTTGGCACAACAACCTTATCTGCCCGATCATGCGGAAATGATGCAGCGCTACAGGAAAGTACAGTTGCTGGACAGCCTTACCCGCAAAAAGATAGTGCGGCATAACGTGGAGGCCAGCTGGTTTCCCGGAGGAGAACAGTGTTGGTATGCCGTGAACAATAACAGTCAGGACTCTACGAAAATCTATTACCTGGTCAATGCCCTCACCGGCCGTAAGGAAGTCATCAGAGACACAACCAGGATCAACCGGCTGACGGCCGGCAGCACGCCGCAGTCGCCGGTTGTGCAGCGTGCGCCCTCCCGTTGGCAGGACTTTGAAACAGATTCTGTATCCGCGGACAAACAATGGATGGCCCGTATCATTAACGGCAACGTCTATATTCAATCCACCAAAGACAGTACACTGACACAGCTCACCACCAATGGGGCTGACAGCGGGCAGGCAGCCCGCTATGAAGCGCTCGCGTGGTCGCCGGACAGCAAATATTTTGTCGGCTATCTCACCCGCCCTGTCGTAGATTCGCCGGTGTACCATATCCTGACAGACGTAGCCGGCACTACCCGCGGACAGCTGCGTTCCCAGCCCTACAAACAACCCGGCGATCCTTTTCCGGTCTATCAGCTATATGTTTTTTCCGTTGCCGGTAAAAAGGTGATCAGGGCAGATGCCGAACCGCTGGACTTCTTCGGTCCACCAGTGTTACACTGGCGGCACAACCAGCCTCGCTATTTTTTATATGAGAAAGTGGACCGGGGCCATCAGCGTTTTCGTGTCATTGAAGCAGATGCACTGACTGGCAATACCCGTACCGTACTGGACGAACAATCGCCTACTTTTATTTATGAGTCCCGTCTCTATACACATTATCTGCCGGAGACCAATGAAATGTTGTGGACCTCTGAAAAAGACGGCTGGCGGCACATCTACCTCGTCAACACACTCACCGGCGCTATTAAAAGGCAGGTCACCCGGGGCGAATGGGTGGTACGCGGCATCGATAGTGTAGACACTAAAAAACGGGAGATATGGTTCCGCGCCGGTGGCATGGAGCAGGCAGAAGACCCTTACTTCGTTCATTATTATCGTATAGGCATAGACGATGGCAGGCTGACAAAACTGACGCCCGCGGCAGGAAATCACCAGGTGTATTTTTCTCCCGACAGGAAATACTATATCGATAAATATTCCCAGGTAAATGTTCCGCCGGTGAATGAACTGCGCCGTACCGCCGACGGAAAGCTCATCACTGTGCTCGAACGAGCCGACGTCAGTAGCTGGCAGGCCACCGGCGTACCTTTCCCGGAGCCGTTTCATGCCAAAGGCAGGGACGGCAAAACAGACATCTGGGGTATAATGTGCCGGCCTACAGACTATGACAGCACACGGTTGTACCCTGTTATCGAGAACATATACGCCGGGCCGCACGACGCTTTTGTGCCTAAAAGCTTTATGAGTTACTACATCGACATGCAGCGCCTGGCCGACCTGGGCTTTATCGTTGTACAAATAGACGGCATGGGCACCGCCAACCGTTCCAAGGCGTTTCATGACGTATGCTGGAAAAACCTCGCCGATGCTGGTTTCCCCGACCGTATCCGCTGGATCAAAGCCCTCGCTGAAAAATACCCTTTTGTGGACACCTCCAGAGTGGGACTGTACGGCACTTCCGCCGGCGGCCAAAATGCGCTCGGCGGCCTGCTCCATCATCCGGAATTTTACAAGGCGGCAGTGTCTTCCTGTGGCTGCCATGACAACCGCGTGGATAAACAGTGGTGGAATGAGCAATGGATGGGCTACCCTGTTGGCAAACATTACGAAGAACAGTCCAACGTTACCAATGCCGGTAAACTGAAAGGCGATCTTCTGCTGATAGTGGGAGAAGCAGATACCAACGTACCGCCGGAATCCACCTACCGCGTGATCAACGCGCTCATCAAAAGCAACAAGACCTTTGACTTCCTTCCCATACCCGGCATGGGACACAGCGATGGCGGCCCTTATGGCCGGAGCAGGCGCAATGACTTCTTTGTGCAGCACCTGTTGAAAGTTACGCCGCCGGACAGGAATACTAACGAGTAA
- a CDS encoding response regulator transcription factor: MKNNLYSGLLTKNKLGNTPGADQPKDYLEVAKAFARLTYQSLYVIDYTDMSFDYVSDNPLFLCGYSAAEVLQAGYDFYFKHVPPEDLQLLTTLNEAGFNFYRQLPAEERLLYSITYDFHLIDRNGKQELINHKLTPLFLNSEGKIWKALCIVSISHHQTAGNVRIYKQGSDEVWDLGLTNNTWRKSDKPTLTERETEVLRLHAQGLTISEIAQRLHVVPDTVKYYRRRIFERLNVDNMTEALSYAINSKII; this comes from the coding sequence ATGAAAAACAACCTATACTCCGGTCTGCTGACAAAAAACAAGCTGGGCAATACTCCCGGCGCCGATCAACCAAAAGATTACCTCGAAGTCGCGAAAGCATTTGCACGACTGACGTATCAAAGCCTTTACGTGATCGACTATACGGACATGTCTTTCGACTATGTCTCGGACAACCCGCTGTTTTTATGCGGCTATTCCGCAGCAGAAGTACTTCAGGCAGGATATGACTTTTACTTTAAGCATGTTCCGCCGGAAGACCTGCAATTGCTGACCACCCTCAATGAAGCAGGATTTAACTTCTACCGGCAGCTCCCGGCGGAGGAACGGCTGTTGTACAGCATCACCTACGACTTTCACCTGATTGACCGGAACGGCAAGCAGGAATTAATCAATCATAAGCTGACGCCTCTTTTCCTTAACAGCGAAGGGAAAATATGGAAGGCCCTGTGTATTGTCTCCATTTCACACCACCAGACAGCGGGCAACGTCCGCATCTATAAACAAGGGTCGGATGAAGTATGGGACCTGGGGTTAACGAACAACACCTGGCGGAAGTCAGACAAACCAACACTGACGGAAAGAGAAACGGAGGTATTACGATTGCATGCGCAGGGGTTAACCATCAGCGAAATCGCCCAACGGCTGCATGTGGTGCCCGATACCGTCAAATACTACCGCCGGCGCATCTTCGAGCGGCTGAACGTTGACAACATGACAGAAGCGCTGTCCTACGCCATTAACAGCAAAATCATCTGA
- a CDS encoding adenosine deaminase, whose translation MALTPTPEEKDTSRRVSDYFEQIRHDPLLLTVFFSAMPKGGDLHHHFSGSVYGETYWQILSDSNGWINTATAEVDTPGTEHLAPWKRFGELPRNARFDSLKQAFLRMASVKDYEESLRPSDEHFFATFTKMSFIASFGMAHGLRELKERAVSEHVQYIETQVGQLDTAIRLPENTGWEKILTAASLKDSLAVFEILDKARATLLERGVSGAVDNFLHRLERLHYQANVDDSTFMLRYHLAASRSDAPLDVYRRLLLAFEAVDRGSLVVGVNLLKPEDGEVSMRDYRLHMLMFAQLSRLYPGVPYSLHAGELAMGMVRPEQLRTHITDAVMTAGARRIGHGVSVAYETACNALLDTMARRKIPVEINLSSNEFILKIKDEQHPVLLYHARQVPVVISTDDAGVLRTDLTRQYVLLAARYPSLRYADIKQMIRNSIQYSFIRPAAVKNQQQQRLDAALARFEEQVLRTHRLIKK comes from the coding sequence ATGGCGTTAACCCCTACGCCTGAAGAAAAAGACACCTCCCGCCGGGTCAGCGATTATTTTGAGCAGATACGCCATGACCCGCTTTTGCTGACGGTATTCTTCTCCGCCATGCCGAAAGGGGGCGATCTCCATCATCATTTTTCAGGATCTGTTTATGGGGAAACGTATTGGCAGATACTCTCGGACAGTAACGGCTGGATTAACACTGCCACGGCGGAAGTAGACACGCCGGGAACGGAGCATCTGGCACCATGGAAGCGTTTCGGGGAACTGCCCCGCAATGCGCGTTTTGATTCGCTTAAACAGGCGTTTCTGCGGATGGCTTCTGTAAAGGATTATGAGGAATCGCTGCGTCCATCCGATGAACATTTTTTTGCCACGTTCACGAAAATGTCGTTCATAGCGTCGTTCGGCATGGCCCATGGCCTGAGGGAGCTGAAAGAAAGAGCTGTCAGCGAACATGTGCAGTATATAGAAACGCAGGTGGGACAACTGGACACGGCGATCAGGCTGCCGGAAAATACCGGTTGGGAAAAAATACTGACCGCTGCCTCGCTGAAAGACAGCCTGGCGGTATTTGAGATACTGGATAAGGCCCGTGCCACACTGCTGGAGCGTGGTGTTAGCGGAGCGGTGGACAACTTCCTGCATCGGTTGGAACGGTTGCATTATCAGGCTAACGTAGATGATTCAACGTTTATGTTGCGTTATCATCTGGCAGCGTCCAGGTCGGATGCCCCGTTGGACGTATACCGGCGGCTGCTGCTGGCTTTTGAGGCAGTGGACCGGGGCTCGCTGGTGGTGGGAGTGAACCTGCTGAAACCTGAAGACGGAGAGGTGTCTATGAGAGATTATCGTCTTCATATGTTGATGTTTGCCCAATTGTCCCGTCTCTATCCCGGTGTGCCATATTCACTGCACGCCGGCGAGCTGGCCATGGGAATGGTAAGGCCGGAGCAACTGCGTACACATATTACGGATGCCGTGATGACCGCCGGCGCCAGGAGAATTGGCCACGGTGTGTCTGTTGCCTATGAAACAGCCTGCAATGCGTTGCTCGACACCATGGCCCGGAGAAAAATTCCGGTGGAAATCAATCTCAGCAGCAATGAATTTATTTTGAAGATCAAGGATGAGCAGCACCCCGTTCTGCTGTACCATGCCCGCCAGGTACCTGTGGTTATCAGTACCGATGATGCCGGCGTGCTCCGCACAGACCTTACCCGGCAGTACGTATTGTTGGCTGCCCGCTATCCTTCGTTGCGTTATGCGGATATTAAACAGATGATCAGAAACAGTATTCAGTACAGTTTTATACGGCCCGCAGCGGTTAAAAATCAACAGCAGCAACGTCTGGACGCTGCGCTGGCAAGGTTTGAAGAACAGGTACTCCGCACTCACCGGCTCATAAAGAAATAA
- a CDS encoding SDR family oxidoreductase yields MKIVVIGGSGLIGSKVVAKLNQAGHEVIAASPATGINTITGEGLDQALAGTDVVVDLANSPSFEDNAVMAFFRTAGNNLLPAEIKAGVKHHLALSIVGVDLMQDSGYMRAKKVQEDLIKQSGVPYTVIRSTQFFEFIGGIANQATEGNVVHISDLQFQPIAAEDVATFVAEAALAAPVNGIQEIAGPGRFTMPELITRYLKAGNDPRKVEPNQNLQYYGARISYAALVPAGQAKLGAIDFENWLSSQLANA; encoded by the coding sequence ATGAAAATTGTAGTCATCGGAGGCTCAGGCCTCATCGGGAGCAAAGTAGTCGCCAAACTTAATCAGGCAGGCCACGAGGTCATCGCCGCTTCACCGGCAACAGGCATTAATACCATTACCGGAGAGGGACTGGACCAGGCATTGGCAGGTACGGATGTTGTGGTGGACCTGGCCAACTCCCCTTCTTTTGAAGACAACGCAGTGATGGCGTTCTTTCGCACCGCCGGCAACAACCTGCTGCCAGCAGAAATCAAAGCAGGTGTAAAACACCATCTGGCGCTTTCCATCGTAGGCGTAGACCTCATGCAGGATAGCGGCTATATGCGCGCTAAAAAGGTACAGGAAGACCTGATCAAACAATCCGGCGTGCCATATACCGTTATCCGCAGTACGCAGTTCTTTGAGTTCATTGGCGGTATTGCGAACCAGGCCACAGAGGGCAACGTAGTTCATATCTCTGATCTGCAGTTTCAGCCTATTGCAGCAGAAGACGTGGCTACTTTTGTGGCAGAAGCTGCGCTGGCAGCGCCCGTCAACGGCATTCAGGAAATTGCGGGGCCCGGCCGCTTCACCATGCCGGAACTGATTACCCGTTACCTCAAAGCAGGCAACGATCCCCGTAAAGTCGAGCCCAACCAAAACCTGCAATACTATGGGGCCAGGATCAGCTATGCGGCATTGGTGCCGGCCGGCCAGGCGAAATTAGGCGCCATCGATTTTGAAAACTGGTTGAGCAGCCAGCTGGCCAACGCCTGA
- a CDS encoding DUF3667 domain-containing protein: protein MSELSTSTCTNCETPVNEKFCGHCGQPAVLKRIDSHYVLHEVQHLLHVEKGLLYTIKELLLRPGRNVREYLTKKRDKLVKPVVYIIITSLVYSTIAHFFHIEKEIGSTATSATIGIFRWVEHHYGYANIIIGLFIALWLKLIFRKYHYNFFEIVVLLCFTMGTGMLIMAVFALAQGVLHVSLMMAGSILPFIYCAWAIGQFFAGKKPLGYLLAFVAYMLGMFSFYLVVVFVGTMVDVLAKMMHA from the coding sequence ATGAGTGAGCTGTCGACATCAACCTGTACCAACTGTGAAACCCCTGTTAATGAAAAATTCTGTGGCCATTGCGGGCAACCTGCCGTATTAAAACGTATCGATAGCCACTATGTGTTGCATGAGGTCCAGCACCTGTTGCACGTGGAAAAAGGACTGTTATATACCATTAAGGAATTGCTGCTCAGGCCTGGCCGTAATGTCAGGGAGTATCTTACGAAGAAGCGGGACAAGCTGGTGAAGCCCGTTGTCTATATCATCATCACATCTTTGGTGTACTCTACCATAGCCCACTTCTTTCATATTGAAAAAGAAATCGGCAGCACAGCGACATCAGCCACTATCGGTATTTTCCGGTGGGTGGAGCATCATTACGGCTATGCCAATATCATAATAGGCCTATTCATTGCCTTGTGGCTGAAGCTGATATTCAGAAAGTACCATTATAATTTCTTTGAGATAGTGGTCCTGCTCTGTTTTACCATGGGAACGGGTATGCTGATCATGGCCGTGTTCGCGCTGGCGCAGGGAGTACTGCACGTCAGCCTGATGATGGCAGGCAGTATCCTGCCATTCATTTACTGTGCCTGGGCCATCGGCCAGTTTTTTGCCGGCAAAAAGCCGCTTGGCTATTTACTGGCTTTTGTGGCCTATATGCTCGGTATGTTCTCCTTTTACCTGGTAGTTGTCTTCGTTGGCACGATGGTCGATGTGCTGGCGAAAATGATGCACGCGTAG
- a CDS encoding alpha/beta hydrolase: protein MKQSIIALWLALVLMPVVYVKAATVDTLAVFSNAMGKPVRTLVVVPATSKTGQRFPTVYVLHGYSGNPDRTLKADIPSLPQMADQYGILFVIPDGGFDSWYINSPVKKDSQYETFVGGELVNYVDQHYPTIATRDQRGLMGWSMGGHGALYVGLKHAGSFGALGSMCGAVDFKPFVMDFGIDKLVGADSTKWKYYNVLDNARYFVFSQQQLMITCGTADPFLAYNRRLHEYLDKHHVAHTYMETEGAHDHAYWSKAAKYQVLWFNLFFTAPR from the coding sequence ATGAAACAATCAATCATCGCCCTGTGGCTGGCGCTGGTACTAATGCCTGTAGTGTACGTGAAGGCTGCCACTGTGGATACCCTTGCTGTTTTCAGCAACGCTATGGGAAAACCGGTGCGCACGCTGGTGGTGGTCCCGGCGACATCAAAGACCGGCCAACGTTTCCCTACGGTATATGTCTTGCACGGATATAGCGGTAACCCGGACCGTACTTTAAAAGCTGATATCCCGTCTTTGCCTCAGATGGCAGATCAATATGGCATATTGTTCGTTATCCCCGACGGCGGATTTGACAGCTGGTATATCAATAGCCCGGTTAAAAAGGACAGTCAGTATGAAACGTTTGTGGGCGGGGAGTTGGTGAATTATGTGGACCAGCATTATCCTACCATCGCCACGCGCGACCAGCGGGGCCTGATGGGCTGGAGCATGGGAGGCCACGGTGCGCTGTATGTGGGACTGAAACACGCCGGTAGTTTTGGTGCGCTGGGAAGTATGTGCGGCGCGGTGGACTTCAAGCCGTTTGTGATGGATTTCGGTATTGACAAACTGGTGGGGGCCGACAGTACTAAATGGAAGTATTATAATGTGCTGGACAATGCGCGGTATTTTGTATTCAGCCAGCAACAGCTGATGATCACGTGCGGTACCGCAGATCCTTTCCTGGCTTACAACCGCCGGCTGCACGAATACCTGGACAAGCATCACGTGGCGCATACCTATATGGAAACGGAAGGGGCGCATGATCATGCTTATTGGTCGAAAGCCGCTAAATACCAGGTTTTGTGGTTTAACCTGTTCTTTACAGCGCCCCGTTAG